One region of Rhineura floridana isolate rRhiFlo1 chromosome 20, rRhiFlo1.hap2, whole genome shotgun sequence genomic DNA includes:
- the SLC31A2 gene encoding protein SLC31A2, translating into MPMYFFFSDKVVLLFDFWKTHTPAGMVLSVVVIMLLAVLYEAIKVSKVKMLQHMMPTISPSISQEILGEPERASINTGVRHLSSSLTNWLPWHVAQTLLHVAQTLLHVAQVVLGYLLMLAVMSYNTWIFLGVIAGSAIGYYLAYPLLSLSSGMLGSGGLAPPVNWRLPP; encoded by the exons ATGCCG ATGTATTTCTTTTTCTCGGACAAAGTGGTCCTTCTGTTTGACTTCTGGAAAACCCACACCCCAGCAG GGATGGTGCTCTCGGTGGTGGTGATCATGCTGCTTGCGGTGTTGTACGAAGCCATCAAGGTGAGCAAGGTGAAGATGCTGCAGCACATGATGCCAACCATCTCCCCCAGCATCAGCCAAGAGATTCTAGGAGAGCCAGAAAGGGCGTCCATCAACACGGGCGTGAGGCATCTAAGCAGCTCCCTGACAAA CTGGCTCCCGTGGCACGTGGCCCAGACCCTGCTCCATGTGGCCCAGACCCTGCTCCACGTGGCCCAGGTGGTCCTCGGTTACCTACTGATGCTGGCCGTGATGTCTTACAACACATGGATCTTCCTAGGAGTGATTGCGGGCTCTGCCATTGGCTACTACCTAGCATACCCGCTGCTCAGTCTCAGCAGCGGCATGCTTGGCTCGGGAGGTTTAGCGCCACCGGTTAACTGGAGACTCCCGCCTTAG